One genomic region from Flagellimonas oceani encodes:
- the atpH gene encoding ATP synthase F1 subunit delta — MNQNRAAIRYAKATLDFAVEKKAADAVEKDMREIAATISESVELQNMLESPIVRSEVKKNSLLEIFNGANEITKGLLQTLISNKRIAMLQEVAFKYIILNEKLKGEEVAYVTTAVPLTSELEKKILDTVTKATGNKVTLENKIDESIIGGFVLRVGDTQYDASIANKLNGLKREFTNSL, encoded by the coding sequence ATGAACCAAAACAGGGCAGCCATACGTTACGCAAAAGCAACCTTGGATTTCGCAGTCGAAAAGAAAGCGGCCGATGCCGTGGAAAAGGACATGCGGGAGATAGCTGCGACCATTTCTGAGAGCGTGGAGCTTCAAAATATGTTGGAGAGCCCGATTGTAAGATCAGAGGTAAAAAAGAACAGTTTGTTGGAAATCTTCAATGGGGCCAACGAAATCACCAAAGGCCTTCTTCAAACGTTGATCAGCAACAAGCGAATTGCCATGTTGCAGGAAGTGGCCTTTAAATACATCATCCTTAACGAAAAATTGAAGGGCGAAGAGGTGGCTTATGTTACAACAGCGGTTCCATTGACTTCCGAATTGGAGAAGAAAATTTTGGATACTGTGACCAAGGCGACCGGAAACAAGGTCACTTTGGAGAATAAGATCGATGAGAGCATCATCGGAGGATTTGTGCTTAGGGTAGGAGATACCCAATACGATGCAAGCATCGCAAACAAATTGAACGGATTAAAAAGAGAATTTACAAATAGTCTATAA
- the atpB gene encoding F0F1 ATP synthase subunit A has protein sequence MRVFKRSIDLAATLFILLFSIGVSANSSSDEEKEGAVNTQEEVESYILHHIKDSHDFHLFSYTNSEGERKHVGFPLPVIVWSSEGLVTFMSSRFHHDDSGHHIVEAGGTRFVKLHSKIYELEPGAEEIAMDEEHHPVNAHKVLDFSITKSVFGMLLIGILMIIWFGGLARQYKNKQIPTGFGRILEPLVLYVRDEIAKPNIGHKYRQFTGYLLTVFFFIWILNLLGLTPFGFNVTGQIAVTAALAIFTLVIYTFKGNKDYWEHMLWMPGVPVLIRPVLAVIELAGAFLIKPFSLLVRLFANISAGHIVVMSLIAILITMKSELTVFGSGLLSFVLSLFITLIELLVAFLQAYIFTMLSALFIGMAVAEHDHGHDHDEEVDAEDVRADFI, from the coding sequence ATGCGGGTATTCAAAAGATCCATTGATTTAGCAGCCACACTGTTTATATTGTTGTTTTCCATTGGGGTTAGCGCAAACTCCTCCTCCGACGAAGAAAAAGAGGGTGCGGTAAATACCCAAGAAGAGGTTGAGAGCTACATCCTACACCACATCAAAGATTCTCACGATTTTCATCTTTTTTCCTATACAAACTCAGAGGGAGAGCGCAAGCATGTTGGGTTTCCGCTGCCTGTAATCGTATGGTCCAGCGAAGGCCTTGTTACCTTTATGTCCTCAAGATTTCACCATGATGATTCAGGTCATCACATTGTTGAGGCAGGAGGAACCCGTTTTGTTAAACTACACAGTAAAATTTACGAGTTGGAGCCTGGTGCAGAGGAAATCGCTATGGATGAGGAGCACCATCCGGTCAACGCGCACAAAGTTTTGGATTTTTCCATTACCAAGAGTGTTTTCGGGATGTTGTTGATAGGCATTCTGATGATAATTTGGTTTGGCGGATTGGCCAGACAATACAAAAACAAACAAATCCCAACCGGTTTTGGCCGTATTTTGGAGCCTTTGGTGCTCTATGTTCGAGATGAGATCGCAAAGCCAAATATTGGGCACAAGTATCGTCAGTTCACGGGATACCTTCTGACCGTTTTCTTTTTCATATGGATTTTGAACCTTTTGGGGCTTACCCCTTTTGGTTTCAACGTGACGGGTCAGATTGCAGTAACCGCTGCCTTGGCCATCTTTACATTGGTCATATATACCTTTAAAGGAAACAAAGACTACTGGGAGCATATGCTTTGGATGCCAGGAGTGCCCGTTTTGATTCGTCCTGTTTTGGCCGTGATCGAATTGGCCGGGGCGTTTTTGATCAAGCCGTTCTCATTGTTGGTTCGTTTGTTTGCCAACATCTCGGCGGGTCATATTGTTGTGATGAGCCTTATAGCGATTCTGATAACCATGAAATCGGAATTGACCGTGTTCGGTTCCGGTCTATTGTCGTTTGTTCTTTCATTGTTCATTACATTGATAGAGCTGTTGGTTGCATTTTTGCAAGCATATATATTTACCATGTTGTCCGCGCTGTTTATTGGTATGGCGGTAGCCGAACATGATCATGGACATGATCATGATGAAGAAGTTGATGCAGAGGATGTAAGAGCGGACTTTATTTAA
- the atpE gene encoding ATP synthase F0 subunit C: MTVPNLVGAGLIVIGAGIGLGKIGGSAMEGIARQPEATGKIQTAMIIIAALLEGLAFGALFLGK, encoded by the coding sequence ATGACAGTTCCAAATTTAGTAGGTGCAGGTTTGATTGTAATCGGTGCTGGTATCGGACTAGGTAAAATTGGTGGTAGTGCAATGGAAGGTATTGCACGTCAACCAGAAGCAACCGGTAAAATTCAGACAGCGATGATTATCATTGCCGCACTATTGGAAGGTTTGGCATTTGGTGCACTTTTCTTAGGAAAGTAA
- a CDS encoding four helix bundle protein — MGKLETSPIRIRSFEFACKIVHYCDDLKNKKDFEIASQLMKSGTSIGANTREAQRGVSAKDFKNKFGIALKEADETKYWLEILEATGREVPKDLMDRCEELIRIIVAIVKNS, encoded by the coding sequence ATGGGAAAGCTTGAAACGAGTCCTATAAGAATTAGAAGTTTCGAGTTTGCTTGTAAAATTGTTCATTACTGTGATGATTTAAAGAATAAAAAGGATTTTGAGATAGCCTCTCAATTGATGAAAAGTGGCACCAGTATCGGTGCAAATACTAGGGAAGCGCAAAGAGGGGTTAGCGCAAAAGATTTTAAAAATAAATTTGGGATAGCTCTAAAGGAAGCCGACGAAACAAAGTATTGGCTTGAGATTTTAGAAGCCACTGGTAGAGAAGTCCCTAAAGATTTGATGGATAGATGTGAGGAGTTAATAAGAATCATAGTGGCAATAGTCAAAAACTCTTAA
- the atpG gene encoding ATP synthase F1 subunit gamma: MANLKEIRNRISSISSTMQITSAMKMVSAAKLKKAQDAITAMRPYSDKLTELLQGLSASLEGDGGSEYADNRPVNKVLVVAITSNRGLCGGFNSNIIKQSNNLVSSKYPGKQVDFYTIGKKGNDILRKRHTILGDQSMVYDDLTFDNVAEIAELLMRLFTKGDYDKIELVYNKFKNAATQIVMTEQFLPIVGAEGDEAIAADYIFEPSKVEIVKELIPKSLKTQLFKAIRDSFASEHGARMTAMHKATDNAAELRNELKLTYNKARQAAITNEILEIVGGAEALNN; this comes from the coding sequence ATGGCAAATCTAAAGGAAATACGTAACAGGATATCATCCATCTCATCAACGATGCAGATTACCAGTGCTATGAAAATGGTATCGGCTGCCAAGTTGAAGAAAGCACAGGATGCTATCACGGCGATGCGTCCCTATTCCGATAAACTGACCGAGCTCTTGCAAGGGCTTAGCGCCAGTTTGGAAGGAGACGGAGGAAGTGAGTATGCCGACAATAGGCCCGTAAACAAAGTTTTGGTGGTTGCCATTACTTCCAACAGGGGACTTTGTGGTGGATTCAATTCCAACATCATTAAGCAGAGCAACAATTTGGTGTCCAGCAAATATCCGGGCAAACAAGTTGATTTCTACACCATTGGTAAGAAGGGAAACGACATTCTTCGCAAAAGGCACACGATTCTTGGGGATCAAAGTATGGTGTATGATGATTTGACCTTTGACAACGTTGCCGAAATCGCCGAATTGTTGATGCGTTTGTTCACCAAAGGCGATTATGATAAAATCGAGTTGGTGTACAACAAGTTCAAGAATGCCGCTACACAGATTGTAATGACCGAACAGTTCTTGCCCATTGTTGGTGCAGAAGGTGACGAAGCCATTGCAGCGGATTACATTTTTGAACCATCCAAAGTAGAGATCGTAAAAGAATTGATTCCAAAATCCTTGAAAACACAGTTGTTCAAGGCGATCAGGGATTCTTTTGCCAGTGAGCACGGTGCCCGTATGACCGCCATGCACAAAGCAACGGACAATGCCGCTGAGCTTCGAAACGAATTAAAGTTGACGTACAACAAAGCCCGTCAGGCTGCCATTACTAACGAAATCCTCGAGATTGTTGGTGGAGCGGAAGCGTTGAACAATTAG
- a CDS encoding DUF6168 family protein, whose protein sequence is MVYLVHAYLIGCPYLSKDCMLLKPYLFLLSFVLVLILVFHFLAQIKKLKDQLGFIYLATLVLKLLLFVAVFQNYFFGDIAEAEINKGHFLIPVFLGLGCEVFFLSQLLKRME, encoded by the coding sequence ATGGTTTACCTGGTGCATGCATATTTAATCGGCTGCCCTTACCTTTCCAAAGACTGTATGCTGCTCAAACCATACCTTTTTTTACTGTCTTTTGTGTTGGTACTGATATTGGTTTTCCATTTCTTGGCTCAAATCAAAAAATTGAAGGACCAATTGGGGTTCATATATTTGGCGACATTGGTGTTGAAATTGCTGCTTTTCGTCGCAGTTTTTCAGAATTATTTTTTTGGTGACATCGCTGAAGCCGAGATAAATAAAGGCCATTTTCTGATACCGGTATTTTTGGGTTTGGGCTGTGAGGTATTCTTTTTGAGTCAACTTTTGAAAAGAATGGAATGA
- a CDS encoding F0F1 ATP synthase subunit B, with the protein MEQLLNDFSPGLFVMQTLIMLVLIFIMAKYAWKPIMNSVEKREEGIKGALEAAEAAKKEIQNVTADSERLLKEARAERDVLLKEARDIKASIISEAKEQAQVEGDKMIKQAQATIESEKKAAVADIKAQVANLSLEIAEKVIKQELSEKGKQQKLVEDMLGDIKLN; encoded by the coding sequence ATGGAACAATTATTAAACGATTTTTCTCCAGGCTTGTTTGTAATGCAAACATTGATCATGTTGGTCTTGATTTTCATCATGGCCAAATATGCTTGGAAACCTATAATGAATTCCGTTGAAAAACGTGAAGAAGGCATTAAAGGCGCCCTTGAAGCTGCAGAAGCTGCCAAGAAGGAGATACAGAACGTTACAGCCGACAGCGAAAGACTTTTAAAAGAGGCCAGAGCCGAAAGGGATGTTCTGCTAAAAGAAGCAAGGGATATAAAGGCCAGCATAATCTCCGAAGCCAAAGAACAAGCTCAGGTGGAAGGTGATAAAATGATCAAGCAGGCCCAGGCTACCATCGAAAGCGAAAAGAAAGCCGCTGTTGCCGATATTAAAGCACAAGTGGCCAACCTATCCTTGGAGATTGCCGAAAAAGTAATCAAACAAGAACTGTCCGAGAAAGGCAAACAACAAAAGTTAGTCGAGGATATGTTGGGCGATATTAAACTGAACTAG
- a CDS encoding AtpZ/AtpI family protein — protein MSQQKPPKKYKKTINTAARLSGSAIQMGATIYLGNLLGSWVETKYEFSFAEELITFVAIIMAMYILIKQAIQLGK, from the coding sequence ATGAGCCAGCAAAAGCCTCCTAAAAAATATAAAAAAACAATCAATACAGCCGCCCGTTTGTCTGGTTCCGCCATTCAAATGGGCGCTACTATTTATCTGGGAAACTTGTTGGGTTCTTGGGTAGAAACTAAGTACGAGTTTTCATTTGCTGAAGAACTGATTACTTTTGTCGCGATAATCATGGCCATGTATATTTTGATAAAACAGGCGATTCAATTGGGCAAATGA
- the atpA gene encoding F0F1 ATP synthase subunit alpha — MAGVKAAEVSAILKKQLSGYEASASLDEVGTVLQVGDGIARVYGLSNAQYGELVEFDGGMQGIVLNLEEDNVGVVLLGPSKEVVEGATVKRTERIASINVGEGIVGRVVDTLGKPIDGKGPVSGETYEMPLERKAPGVIFRQPVDEPMQTGIKAIDAMIPVGRGQRELVIGDKQTGKTTVCIDTILNQKEFYDAGEPVYCIYVAVGQKASTVAAIAKTLEEKGALAYTTIVAANASDPAPMQVYAPFAGAAIGEFFRDTGRPALIIYDDLSKQAVAYREVSLLLRRPPGREAYPGDVFFLHSRLLERAAKVIGDDDIAKNMNDLPDSLKPMVKGGGSLTALPIIETQAGDVSAYIPTNVISITDGQIFLEQDLFNQGVRPAINVGISVSRVGGNAQIKSMKKVAGTLKLDQAQFRELEAFAKFGSDLDAATLNVIEKGRRNVEILKQGQNDPFTVEDQVAIIFAGSKNLLRDVPVDKVKEFEKDYLEFLNAKHRDVLDTLKAGKLTDEVTDTLTAVCKELSSKYKG, encoded by the coding sequence ATGGCAGGAGTAAAAGCCGCTGAGGTATCAGCAATTTTGAAAAAACAGTTATCAGGTTACGAAGCATCCGCTTCTTTGGATGAAGTAGGTACCGTATTACAAGTAGGTGATGGTATTGCCCGTGTATATGGACTTTCCAATGCCCAGTACGGGGAGTTGGTAGAGTTCGACGGGGGCATGCAAGGTATCGTTCTTAACTTGGAGGAAGATAACGTAGGTGTTGTATTGTTGGGCCCGTCCAAAGAAGTTGTGGAAGGCGCTACTGTTAAGAGAACCGAGCGTATTGCTTCCATCAACGTTGGTGAGGGAATTGTTGGCCGTGTGGTGGATACCTTGGGTAAACCTATCGATGGTAAAGGACCTGTTTCCGGCGAAACCTACGAGATGCCTTTGGAACGTAAGGCTCCTGGTGTAATTTTTAGACAACCCGTTGACGAACCCATGCAGACAGGTATCAAGGCAATCGATGCCATGATTCCAGTTGGTCGTGGGCAAAGGGAGTTGGTGATCGGTGACAAACAAACAGGTAAGACCACCGTTTGTATCGATACCATCCTAAACCAAAAAGAATTTTATGATGCAGGTGAGCCGGTTTACTGTATCTACGTTGCCGTAGGTCAGAAAGCATCAACGGTTGCCGCCATCGCCAAAACATTGGAAGAAAAAGGAGCTTTGGCCTATACGACCATTGTTGCCGCCAATGCTTCCGACCCTGCCCCGATGCAGGTATATGCTCCATTTGCCGGTGCAGCTATCGGTGAGTTCTTCAGGGATACAGGCCGTCCGGCCTTGATCATCTATGATGACTTGTCCAAACAAGCGGTGGCTTACCGTGAGGTATCCTTGCTTTTAAGAAGACCTCCGGGACGTGAAGCATACCCTGGTGACGTTTTCTTCTTGCACTCAAGATTGTTGGAGCGTGCCGCTAAGGTTATCGGTGATGATGATATCGCAAAAAACATGAACGACCTTCCGGATTCGTTGAAGCCTATGGTAAAAGGTGGAGGCTCCTTGACAGCCCTTCCCATTATCGAAACACAGGCAGGTGACGTTTCCGCATATATCCCTACCAACGTAATTTCCATTACCGATGGTCAGATATTCTTAGAGCAAGACTTGTTCAACCAAGGGGTTCGTCCTGCGATCAACGTGGGTATCTCCGTATCACGTGTGGGAGGTAATGCGCAGATCAAGTCCATGAAGAAAGTGGCGGGTACCTTGAAGTTGGACCAGGCCCAGTTCCGTGAATTGGAAGCTTTTGCCAAGTTCGGTTCCGATTTGGATGCCGCAACCTTGAACGTTATTGAAAAAGGACGTAGAAACGTTGAGATCTTGAAACAAGGTCAGAACGATCCATTTACCGTGGAAGATCAGGTGGCCATCATTTTTGCAGGTTCCAAGAACTTGTTGAGAGATGTTCCTGTGGACAAGGTAAAAGAATTTGAAAAAGATTACTTGGAGTTCTTGAACGCCAAGCACAGAGATGTATTGGACACCCTTAAAGCGGGTAAATTGACCGATGAGGTTACCGATACGTTGACAGCTGTTTGTAAGGAGCTTTCTAGTAAGTACAAAGGTTAA